A genomic stretch from Bradyrhizobium quebecense includes:
- a CDS encoding HigA family addiction module antitoxin, translating to MLTTKRKPATLGEILREEFMAPLGLTQGALAEAMGVQRKHVNELCNDRRNVTAATALILARVFGNSPEFWLNVQRRTDLWQAMNSPSERKRIERAKPLGRAA from the coding sequence ATGCTGACGACCAAGCGCAAGCCCGCCACGTTGGGCGAGATTCTCAGGGAAGAATTCATGGCACCGTTGGGGCTGACCCAAGGCGCCTTGGCCGAGGCCATGGGAGTTCAGCGCAAGCATGTCAATGAATTGTGCAATGATCGCCGGAACGTCACCGCGGCAACCGCGCTGATTCTTGCCCGCGTATTCGGCAACAGCCCGGAGTTCTGGCTGAACGTCCAGCGACGCACTGACCTTTGGCAAGCCATGAACTCGCCGAGCGAGCGGAAGCGCATCGAACGCGCGAAGCCGCTTGGAAGGGCCGCTTGA
- a CDS encoding FAD-linked oxidase C-terminal domain-containing protein codes for MSIMMPAADQAVLARRAEIVAALRAIVPGEGVIDSAAEMLAYESDGLTAYRQPPMVVVLPDTTEQVAKVLKYCQEQGIKVVPRGSGTSLSGGALPLADGVLLGLGKFKRIREIDFDNRVVVTEPGVTNLAISQAVAHAGFYYAPDPSSQIACSIGGNVAENSGGVHCLKYGMTTNNVLGCEIVLMSGEILRIGGKSAENAGYDLMGIITGSEGLLGVITEITVRILQKPETARALMVGFAEVEAAGECVAAIIGAGIIPGGMEMMDKPAIHAAEAFVHAGYPLDVEALLIIELDGPQVEVDELIKRVEAIAQGCGSTSCQISTSEAERNLFWAGRKAAFPAVGRISPDYLCMDGTIPRGALPKALARIRELSEKYGLGVANVFHAGDGNLHPLILYDANKPGEIEKAEAFGADILRCCVELGGVLTGEHGVGIEKRDLMPEMFTEIDLNQQQRLKCAFDAEGLLNPGKVFPTLHRCAELGRVHVHAGKLAFPDIPRF; via the coding sequence ATGTCCATCATGATGCCGGCGGCCGATCAGGCCGTCCTTGCCCGCCGCGCCGAAATCGTTGCCGCCTTGCGCGCAATCGTCCCGGGCGAGGGCGTGATCGACAGTGCCGCCGAAATGCTGGCCTATGAATCCGACGGCCTGACCGCTTATCGGCAGCCGCCGATGGTCGTGGTGCTACCCGATACCACCGAGCAGGTCGCGAAGGTCCTCAAATATTGCCAGGAGCAGGGTATCAAGGTGGTGCCGCGCGGCTCCGGCACCTCGTTGTCCGGCGGCGCGCTGCCGCTTGCCGACGGCGTCTTGCTCGGGCTCGGCAAGTTCAAGCGCATTCGCGAGATCGACTTCGACAACCGCGTTGTCGTCACCGAGCCGGGCGTCACCAACCTTGCGATCAGCCAGGCGGTCGCCCATGCCGGTTTCTACTACGCGCCCGATCCGTCGTCGCAGATCGCCTGCTCGATCGGCGGCAATGTCGCGGAGAATTCCGGCGGCGTGCACTGCCTGAAATACGGCATGACCACCAACAATGTGCTGGGCTGCGAGATCGTGCTGATGAGTGGCGAGATCCTGCGCATCGGCGGCAAGTCGGCCGAGAACGCCGGCTACGATCTGATGGGGATCATCACCGGCTCGGAGGGGCTGCTCGGCGTCATCACCGAGATCACGGTGCGCATCTTGCAGAAGCCCGAGACGGCGCGCGCGCTGATGGTCGGTTTCGCCGAGGTCGAGGCGGCCGGCGAATGCGTGGCCGCCATCATCGGCGCCGGCATCATCCCCGGCGGCATGGAGATGATGGACAAGCCGGCGATCCACGCCGCGGAAGCCTTCGTCCATGCCGGCTATCCGCTCGACGTCGAGGCGCTCCTGATCATCGAGCTCGACGGGCCCCAGGTCGAGGTCGACGAGCTGATCAAGCGGGTCGAGGCGATCGCGCAGGGCTGCGGCTCGACCTCGTGCCAGATCTCGACCTCGGAGGCCGAGCGCAATCTGTTCTGGGCCGGTCGCAAGGCGGCTTTCCCCGCGGTCGGGCGGATCTCGCCGGATTATCTCTGCATGGACGGCACCATCCCGCGCGGCGCGCTGCCGAAGGCGTTGGCGCGGATCCGCGAACTCTCGGAGAAATACGGCCTCGGCGTCGCCAATGTGTTCCACGCCGGCGACGGCAATCTGCACCCCTTGATCCTCTACGATGCCAACAAGCCGGGCGAGATCGAGAAGGCCGAAGCGTTCGGTGCCGATATCCTGCGTTGCTGCGTCGAGCTCGGCGGCGTGCTTACAGGCGAGCACGGCGTCGGCATCGAGAAGCGCGACCTGATGCCGGAAATGTTCACCGAGATCGACCTCAACCAGCAGCAGCGGCTGAAATGCGCCTTCGATGCGGAAGGTCTGCTCAACCCCGGCAAGGTGTTTCCCACGCTGCACCGCTGCGCCGAGCTCGGTCGCGTCCATGTGCACGCCGGCAAGCTGGCCTTCCCGGATATCCCGCGGTTCTAA
- the cycA gene encoding cytochrome c-550 CycA has product MNLKTLSALAVVTSLATASSALAQDAAAGKTSFNKCLACHAIGEGAKNKVGPELNGLDGRHSGTAPDYSYSDANKNSGITWNKETFLEYIKDPKAKIPGTKMAFAGIKNETEANNLWAYVSSFDKDGKQK; this is encoded by the coding sequence ATGAACCTAAAGACCTTGAGCGCGCTGGCGGTCGTCACATCGCTGGCCACCGCATCCTCGGCGCTGGCGCAGGACGCCGCCGCCGGCAAGACCTCGTTCAACAAATGCCTCGCCTGCCACGCGATCGGTGAAGGCGCCAAGAACAAGGTCGGCCCCGAGCTCAACGGCCTCGACGGCCGCCACTCCGGCACCGCGCCCGACTACAGTTATTCCGATGCCAACAAGAATTCCGGCATCACCTGGAACAAGGAAACGTTCCTCGAATACATCAAGGATCCAAAGGCCAAGATCCCCGGCACCAAGATGGCCTTCGCCGGCATCAAGAACGAGACCGAGGCCAACAATCTATGGGCCTACGTGTCGTCGTTCGACAAGGACGGCAAGCAGAAGTAA
- the poxB gene encoding ubiquinone-dependent pyruvate dehydrogenase translates to MRIDNIADLIAETLAQAGVKRIYGVVGDSLNGLTEALRKRGTIDWLHVRHEEVAAFAAAAESQITGDLAVCAGSCGPGNLHLINGLFDAHRSRTPVLAIAAQIPSAEIGGGYFQETHPQDLFRECSHYCELVSDPAQLPYMLENAIRAAVGKRGVAVLVLPGDVAMRPAPKRDIAPNAGLLPPVPVVRPAEAELNALAALLNGAKRVTLFCGRGCAGAHAGLIKLAETLKSPIVHALGGKEYVEYDNPYDVGMTGFIGFSSGYAAMHGCDVLLMLGTDFPYKQFFPTGISIAQVDLRPENLGRRCKLDLGIVGDVGETIAALLPKLTVKTERKFLDASLAHYKDARAGLDDLARGKPGQKPIHPQYLARLLSEQATENAVFTADVGTPTIWAARYLKMNGRRRLVGSWVHGSMANAMAHAIGAQAAQPGRQVVSMSGDGGFAMLMGDLITLTQAKLPVKVVIFNNSVLGFVALEMKAAGFIETGVDLRNPDFAAMARAMGIHGVRVEDPGELEGAIRGVLAHDGPAVLDVVTATQELSMPPTITLEQVKGFSLWVLRAVMSGRGDEVVDLAKTNLLPR, encoded by the coding sequence ATGCGGATCGACAACATCGCCGACCTCATCGCTGAAACCCTCGCCCAGGCCGGCGTGAAGCGCATCTACGGTGTCGTCGGCGACAGTCTCAACGGCTTGACCGAGGCGCTGCGCAAGCGCGGCACGATCGACTGGCTGCATGTGCGCCACGAGGAGGTCGCGGCCTTCGCCGCCGCGGCCGAATCCCAGATCACGGGCGACCTTGCGGTGTGCGCGGGCTCCTGCGGCCCGGGCAATCTCCATCTCATCAACGGCCTGTTCGACGCGCATCGCAGCCGCACGCCGGTGCTGGCGATCGCAGCACAGATTCCGTCAGCCGAGATCGGCGGCGGCTATTTCCAGGAGACCCATCCGCAGGACCTGTTCCGCGAATGCAGCCATTATTGCGAGCTGGTATCGGATCCGGCGCAGCTGCCCTACATGCTGGAGAATGCGATCCGCGCCGCGGTCGGCAAGCGCGGCGTGGCCGTCTTGGTGCTACCGGGCGACGTTGCGATGCGGCCGGCGCCGAAGCGCGACATCGCACCGAATGCCGGCCTGCTGCCGCCCGTGCCGGTGGTGCGTCCCGCCGAGGCCGAATTGAACGCGCTGGCCGCGCTGCTCAATGGCGCAAAGCGCGTCACGCTGTTCTGCGGCCGCGGTTGCGCCGGCGCGCATGCCGGCCTGATCAAGCTCGCCGAGACGCTGAAGAGCCCGATCGTGCATGCGCTCGGCGGCAAGGAATATGTCGAGTACGACAATCCCTACGATGTCGGCATGACCGGCTTCATCGGCTTCTCCTCGGGCTATGCCGCGATGCACGGCTGCGACGTGCTGCTGATGCTGGGCACCGACTTTCCCTACAAGCAGTTCTTCCCGACCGGCATCAGCATCGCGCAGGTCGATCTCCGTCCGGAAAATCTCGGACGCCGCTGCAAGCTCGATCTCGGCATCGTCGGCGACGTCGGCGAGACCATCGCCGCGCTGCTGCCGAAGCTGACGGTCAAGACCGAGCGCAAGTTTCTCGACGCCAGCCTCGCGCACTACAAGGACGCCCGCGCCGGACTCGACGATCTTGCCCGCGGCAAGCCGGGGCAAAAGCCGATCCATCCGCAATATCTGGCGCGCCTGCTCAGCGAGCAGGCGACCGAGAATGCGGTGTTCACCGCCGACGTCGGCACGCCGACGATCTGGGCTGCGCGTTATTTGAAAATGAATGGCCGCCGCCGTCTGGTCGGCTCCTGGGTGCACGGCTCGATGGCCAACGCGATGGCGCATGCGATCGGCGCACAGGCGGCGCAGCCGGGGCGTCAGGTGGTGTCGATGTCCGGCGACGGCGGCTTTGCGATGCTGATGGGCGATTTGATCACGCTGACGCAGGCCAAGCTGCCGGTGAAGGTCGTGATCTTCAATAACAGCGTGCTCGGCTTCGTCGCGCTGGAGATGAAGGCCGCCGGCTTCATCGAGACCGGGGTCGACCTGAGGAATCCCGATTTCGCGGCGATGGCCCGCGCCATGGGCATTCACGGCGTCAGGGTGGAGGATCCCGGCGAGCTCGAGGGCGCGATCCGCGGCGTGCTCGCACATGACGGCCCGGCCGTGCTCGACGTCGTGACCGCGACGCAGGAATTGTCGATGCCGCCGACCATCACGCTGGAACAGGTGAAGGGCTTCAGCCTGTGGGTGCTGCGCGCCGTGATGAGTGGCCGCGGCGACGAGGTGGTCGATCTCGCCAAGACCAATCTGTTGCCGCGCTGA
- a CDS encoding acyltransferase family protein: protein MPSLADQLALARNRPAGFDYMRIALAVSIICLHGLNVTLGLGRALEILGSFRIGIAMILALFFSLSGFLVTASLQRCKSLISFLGLRVLRIGPALAVETTLSAVIIGSVFTELPLAQYVADPTFHAYFLNMIGDIHYELPGVFLHNPLPDVVNAQLWTVPYELWCYVILALLAVTTICFNRVAYLVFLVIVQVALVSYDVYRWEEVPIQLRPHLLVFCFLAGVGFYLWRDKVPYNRTACLIALLLCTAGMATGRGDALAPVPAAYVVCYLGLLNPRRSWIVSSGDYSYGLYLYGFVIQQCVAAFGPPVQHWYLNILISLPLAFGVAVASWHLVEKHALRLRGHVETFEAAVLSRISIIGFWRRSPERVGLRARLGNSSASI, encoded by the coding sequence ATGCCCAGCCTGGCTGATCAGCTGGCTCTTGCGCGCAATCGGCCCGCAGGTTTCGACTACATGCGGATTGCGCTGGCGGTGTCGATCATCTGCCTGCACGGCCTGAACGTGACGCTCGGGCTTGGCCGGGCGCTGGAAATATTGGGCTCGTTCCGCATCGGCATCGCGATGATCCTCGCGCTGTTCTTTTCGCTCAGCGGATTCCTGGTGACGGCGAGCCTGCAGCGGTGCAAGAGCCTGATCTCCTTCCTCGGCCTGCGCGTGCTTCGGATCGGACCCGCGCTCGCGGTCGAGACGACGCTGTCGGCCGTCATCATCGGCTCGGTGTTCACCGAACTGCCGTTGGCGCAGTATGTCGCGGACCCGACATTCCACGCCTATTTTCTCAACATGATCGGCGACATCCATTACGAGCTGCCGGGCGTCTTCCTGCACAATCCGCTGCCGGACGTGGTGAATGCCCAGCTCTGGACGGTGCCGTATGAATTGTGGTGCTACGTCATCCTGGCGCTGCTCGCGGTGACCACGATCTGCTTCAACAGGGTGGCGTACCTTGTGTTCCTGGTGATCGTTCAGGTCGCGCTGGTGAGCTACGACGTCTACCGCTGGGAGGAGGTGCCGATCCAGCTTCGCCCGCATCTTCTGGTGTTCTGCTTCCTTGCCGGTGTCGGCTTCTACCTCTGGCGCGACAAGGTGCCGTACAACCGCACGGCCTGCCTGATCGCGCTGCTGCTGTGCACCGCCGGCATGGCCACGGGACGCGGCGACGCGCTGGCCCCGGTGCCGGCCGCCTATGTCGTGTGCTATCTCGGCCTGCTGAATCCACGGCGGAGCTGGATCGTGTCGTCAGGCGATTACTCCTACGGGCTCTATCTCTATGGGTTCGTCATCCAGCAGTGCGTTGCCGCGTTCGGCCCGCCGGTTCAGCACTGGTATCTGAATATCCTGATCAGCCTGCCGCTTGCCTTCGGCGTCGCCGTCGCGTCCTGGCATCTCGTCGAAAAACATGCGCTGCGGCTCCGCGGCCATGTCGAGACGTTCGAGGCCGCGGTCCTGTCGCGGATTTCGATCATCGGCTTCTGGCGCAGGTCGCCCGAGCGGGTCGGGTTGCGCGCAAGGCTCGGCAACAGCAGCGCATCGATCTGA
- a CDS encoding type II toxin-antitoxin system RelE/ParE family toxin, translating into MILSFRDEWLCAFFTEDAKSRNIPSDLEDRLFRKLQMLDDATTDQDLRVPPSNHFEKLRGNLAGLHSIRVNKQWRLVFRWSGARGEAQGVYLDDHSYR; encoded by the coding sequence ATGATCCTGAGCTTCCGGGACGAATGGCTGTGCGCTTTCTTCACGGAGGACGCGAAATCGCGAAACATCCCGTCGGATCTTGAAGACCGTTTGTTTCGCAAGCTGCAGATGCTCGATGATGCGACGACTGATCAGGACCTGCGGGTGCCGCCGAGCAATCATTTTGAGAAACTCCGGGGCAATCTTGCGGGGCTTCATTCCATTCGCGTCAACAAGCAATGGCGCCTTGTCTTTCGGTGGTCGGGCGCGCGAGGCGAAGCACAAGGCGTCTACCTCGACGACCACAGTTACAGATGA